One Defluviimonas aquaemixtae DNA window includes the following coding sequences:
- a CDS encoding penicillin-binding protein 1A: MFRFIASIFGGFFSWLVTGALFAALTVGGIFWIYSRDLPDHEYLAQYTPKTISRIYSGEGRLMDEFATERRIYAPIEEIPDIVKWAFISAEDKNFYAHGGYDARGMAGALWDAIRTRGKTLRGASTIPQQVAKNFLLGGDRTAERKIKELILSTRLVETLSKDKILELYLNEIDLGFLSFGVASAAQTYFNKTLVQLAPEEAAYLAALPKAPYSYHPVRNTEPAIDRRNYVLREMFQNGYIDRETMEAAQAAPLKTVQNGDYPSFKGSLPPRDYFTDEIRRQLSRSFGEAEFFGGGLTIRATVDPEMQHQAAEALQEALESYDRGLGIWRGTRKSLDPEQLGSEETWRAALAQVEVPRDVDGWLPAVVLEVGENAARIGVEGVENDEDGHWIPAEDVTWARKRQADGRLGKKAQAAGDLVSVGDVVLVVALANDDGSFKRWSLRQVPEVQGGFMAMDVNTGRVIAMQGGFSYQSSVFNRATQAMRQPGSAFKPFVYAAALDSGFSPATIVVDAPIEVDTPQGLWRPKNASNKFYGPTPLRTGIEQSRNLMTVRVAQEITMQTVAGYAERFGVYDRLSPYLANALGSQETTLFKMVAAYAMFANGGERVEPTLVDRVQDRWGRTIYRHDQRDCSDCRVASLDQGAAPKITSNRERVMDGVTAYQLTSMLQGVVQRGSGSGVNLPVPTGGKTGTTNDAKDVWFIGFTSNIVAGCYMGYDQPRTLGRGAYGGTLCVPVFNAFMGEAVKKYGGREFKVPDGGHFIKINRFTGERLPDDASGDYVQAEFFRDGEIPIFGIGAMVDGGFAMGQNLPLFAYGEVGGDEGGTSITTSTGKKKVIPKKADFGTLSSGGLY, translated from the coding sequence GTGTTCCGGTTTATCGCTTCGATCTTTGGCGGTTTCTTCAGTTGGCTTGTCACCGGCGCGCTCTTTGCCGCGCTGACGGTGGGTGGCATTTTCTGGATCTACAGCCGCGACCTGCCCGATCACGAATATCTCGCGCAGTACACGCCCAAGACGATCAGCCGGATCTACTCGGGCGAAGGGCGCCTTATGGACGAGTTCGCGACCGAACGGCGGATCTACGCGCCGATCGAGGAGATTCCGGATATCGTCAAATGGGCCTTCATCTCGGCCGAAGACAAGAATTTCTACGCCCACGGCGGCTATGACGCGCGTGGCATGGCGGGCGCGCTCTGGGACGCGATCCGCACGCGCGGCAAGACGCTGCGCGGGGCCTCGACGATCCCTCAGCAGGTCGCGAAGAACTTCCTTCTGGGTGGTGACCGGACGGCCGAGCGTAAGATCAAGGAACTGATCCTGTCCACCCGCCTGGTCGAGACGCTTTCAAAGGACAAGATCCTGGAGCTATATCTCAACGAGATCGACCTCGGATTCCTGTCCTTCGGCGTGGCCTCGGCCGCGCAGACCTATTTCAACAAGACGCTTGTCCAACTTGCACCGGAAGAGGCAGCCTATCTCGCCGCGCTTCCGAAGGCACCCTACAGCTATCACCCGGTACGCAACACCGAACCCGCGATCGATCGGCGCAACTATGTGCTGCGCGAGATGTTCCAGAACGGCTATATCGACCGCGAGACGATGGAAGCCGCGCAGGCAGCGCCTTTGAAGACCGTGCAGAACGGCGATTACCCGTCGTTCAAGGGTTCCTTACCGCCGCGCGACTACTTCACGGACGAGATCCGCCGCCAGCTCTCACGCAGCTTCGGCGAGGCCGAATTCTTCGGCGGCGGCCTGACGATCCGCGCGACCGTCGATCCGGAGATGCAGCACCAGGCCGCCGAAGCACTTCAGGAGGCGCTCGAAAGCTACGACCGCGGTCTGGGCATCTGGCGTGGCACGCGCAAGTCGCTGGATCCTGAACAGCTAGGATCGGAGGAGACGTGGCGCGCAGCGCTGGCGCAGGTCGAGGTGCCGCGCGACGTCGACGGCTGGCTACCCGCCGTAGTGCTCGAAGTCGGCGAGAACGCCGCGCGGATCGGGGTCGAGGGCGTCGAGAACGATGAGGATGGTCACTGGATTCCGGCCGAGGACGTCACATGGGCGCGCAAGCGTCAGGCTGACGGACGGCTGGGCAAGAAGGCGCAGGCCGCCGGCGATCTCGTCTCGGTAGGTGATGTCGTGCTCGTGGTGGCGCTTGCCAACGACGATGGTTCGTTCAAGCGCTGGTCGCTGAGGCAGGTTCCGGAAGTGCAGGGCGGCTTCATGGCGATGGACGTCAATACTGGCCGCGTCATCGCGATGCAGGGCGGGTTTTCCTACCAGTCGTCGGTCTTCAACCGCGCCACGCAGGCAATGCGCCAGCCGGGCTCGGCCTTCAAACCCTTTGTCTATGCGGCCGCGCTGGATTCGGGCTTCTCCCCGGCCACCATCGTCGTTGACGCGCCGATCGAGGTGGACACGCCGCAGGGTCTTTGGCGGCCGAAGAACGCGTCCAACAAGTTCTACGGCCCGACGCCCCTGCGGACAGGGATCGAACAGTCGCGGAACCTGATGACGGTGCGGGTCGCGCAGGAAATCACGATGCAGACCGTCGCGGGCTACGCGGAACGCTTCGGTGTCTACGACCGTTTGTCGCCTTACCTCGCAAATGCGCTCGGATCTCAGGAGACCACGCTCTTCAAGATGGTCGCGGCCTACGCGATGTTTGCCAATGGCGGCGAGCGAGTGGAGCCGACGCTCGTCGACCGGGTGCAGGACCGCTGGGGCCGTACCATCTACCGCCACGATCAGCGCGACTGCTCCGATTGCCGCGTGGCGAGCCTCGATCAGGGCGCGGCACCGAAGATCACGTCGAACCGGGAGCGGGTGATGGACGGGGTTACCGCCTACCAGCTCACCTCCATGCTTCAGGGCGTCGTGCAGCGCGGTTCGGGATCGGGTGTCAACCTGCCGGTACCCACCGGCGGCAAGACCGGCACCACGAACGACGCCAAGGATGTGTGGTTCATCGGGTTCACCTCGAACATCGTTGCTGGCTGCTACATGGGCTATGACCAGCCCCGGACGCTGGGGCGCGGGGCCTATGGCGGCACGCTCTGCGTTCCGGTTTTCAATGCGTTCATGGGGGAGGCGGTGAAGAAGTATGGCGGCCGCGAATTCAAGGTTCCCGACGGTGGCCACTTCATCAAGATAAACCGCTTCACCGGCGAGCGGCTGCCCGATGA
- a CDS encoding SDR family NAD(P)-dependent oxidoreductase yields the protein MRSLVIGASGGIGAALARELAQHGEVVTLSRSVDGVDVTEEDSVAAALDRLDGSFDLVFVATGALGTPEKSLRALSSDELAAQFAVNTIGPALVLKHAVRLLPRGRRSVFAALSARVGSIGDNRLGGWYAYRASKAALNQMLHGASVEIARTHPEAIVALLHPGTVATSFTQDYPANNKVTPSEAARDLIRVLESLSPSQSGGFFDYAGNPIPW from the coding sequence ATGCGATCACTGGTGATAGGAGCGTCAGGCGGCATCGGCGCCGCCTTGGCGCGCGAACTTGCTCAGCACGGCGAAGTCGTAACTCTGTCGCGCTCGGTAGACGGGGTGGATGTGACTGAGGAAGACTCTGTCGCCGCGGCGCTTGATCGGCTCGACGGCAGTTTCGATTTGGTCTTCGTGGCCACGGGCGCGCTCGGAACGCCGGAAAAGTCCCTGCGCGCGCTCAGCAGCGATGAGTTGGCCGCTCAGTTCGCGGTCAACACCATCGGACCTGCGCTTGTGCTGAAACACGCAGTGCGGCTTCTGCCGCGCGGCCGTCGGTCGGTCTTCGCGGCCTTGTCGGCGCGTGTCGGCTCCATCGGCGACAACCGGCTGGGCGGCTGGTACGCCTACCGGGCCTCGAAGGCGGCGCTGAACCAGATGTTGCACGGCGCGAGTGTCGAAATCGCGCGGACCCATCCCGAGGCGATCGTCGCCCTTCTCCATCCCGGCACGGTCGCGACGTCATTCACTCAAGACTACCCGGCTAACAACAAAGTCACGCCAAGCGAAGCCGCGCGGGATCTCATCCGCGTCCTGGAAAGTTTGTCGCCGTCGCAGTCGGGTGGCTTCTTCGACTATGCCGGAAATCCGATCCCGTGGTGA
- a CDS encoding MORN repeat-containing protein, with the protein MTERGGAGMRAVLAAVLLLIGGVAFAQEVITKEYDDGGIYEGTFKDGKQHGQGTYRLPNGYEYSGDWVEGEILGQGTARYPNGSVYEGAFVKGKPHGKGKITFADGGTYEGDWVEGEIEGEGVASYANGVTYTGGFRKALHHGKGEMESPGGYTYEGDWIDGVKEGKGKIIYPDGAVYEGDMLRGQRAGQGKLTLADGLVYEGAWADGQMNGQGKLIQPNGDIYEGELVNGKRQGQGKVTYANGDAYDGGFVADQRQGVGTFQGADGYLYEGHWVEGRIEGTGKVTYPDGSVYEGEFRSDLANGQGKITYPDGATYEGQWRDGVIEGEGIARYANGLVYEGSFKGGKNHGQGKMTYPDGYSYVGEWTDGQREGQGVATYADGTVYTGQFLAGQREGQGEIVMPDGFRYTGGWKSGEIDGEGVATYPNGDVYEGSFSAGKRQGQGVMRYASGETAAGTWTDGALTESAPDEETTDGAAEPDEGDTSN; encoded by the coding sequence ATGACGGAGCGTGGCGGTGCTGGAATGCGGGCGGTCTTGGCGGCCGTGCTGCTGCTGATCGGGGGCGTAGCGTTCGCTCAGGAGGTCATCACCAAGGAATACGATGACGGCGGCATCTACGAGGGCACGTTCAAGGACGGCAAACAGCACGGCCAGGGCACCTACCGGCTGCCCAACGGCTATGAGTATTCGGGCGACTGGGTCGAGGGCGAAATACTCGGCCAAGGCACGGCGCGTTATCCCAACGGCTCCGTCTACGAAGGCGCCTTCGTGAAGGGCAAACCGCATGGCAAGGGCAAGATCACCTTCGCCGATGGCGGCACCTATGAAGGCGACTGGGTCGAGGGCGAGATTGAGGGCGAGGGCGTGGCCAGCTACGCCAACGGCGTGACCTATACGGGCGGCTTCCGCAAGGCGCTTCATCACGGCAAGGGCGAGATGGAAAGCCCCGGCGGCTACACGTATGAGGGCGACTGGATCGACGGCGTCAAGGAAGGCAAGGGCAAGATCATCTATCCCGATGGCGCGGTCTATGAGGGCGACATGCTGCGCGGCCAGCGCGCCGGGCAAGGCAAGCTCACGCTAGCGGACGGGCTCGTCTATGAAGGCGCATGGGCGGACGGCCAGATGAATGGCCAGGGAAAGCTGATTCAGCCCAACGGAGACATCTACGAAGGCGAACTCGTGAACGGCAAGCGTCAGGGGCAGGGCAAGGTCACCTATGCCAACGGTGACGCGTACGATGGCGGCTTCGTCGCCGACCAACGCCAAGGCGTCGGCACGTTCCAGGGCGCGGACGGCTATCTTTATGAGGGCCACTGGGTCGAGGGCCGGATCGAAGGCACGGGCAAGGTGACCTATCCCGATGGATCGGTCTATGAGGGGGAGTTCCGCAGTGACCTCGCCAACGGTCAGGGCAAGATCACCTATCCGGACGGCGCGACCTATGAGGGCCAATGGCGGGACGGCGTGATCGAGGGCGAAGGCATTGCGCGCTACGCCAACGGGCTCGTCTACGAAGGCAGCTTCAAGGGTGGGAAGAACCACGGCCAGGGCAAGATGACTTATCCCGACGGCTATTCCTATGTGGGCGAGTGGACGGACGGACAGCGCGAAGGCCAAGGCGTGGCCACCTATGCCGACGGCACGGTCTATACTGGCCAGTTCTTGGCCGGCCAGCGCGAAGGCCAGGGCGAGATCGTCATGCCCGACGGTTTCCGATATACGGGCGGCTGGAAGTCTGGCGAGATCGACGGCGAAGGGGTGGCTACGTACCCCAACGGCGACGTCTACGAAGGCAGCTTCTCTGCCGGCAAGCGTCAGGGTCAGGGTGTTATGCGCTACGCCTCGGGCGAAACGGCGGCCGGTACATGGACCGACGGCGCACTGACCGAATCGGCTCCGGACGAGGAGACGACCGACGGCGCCGCCGAGCCTGACGAGGGCGACACGTCGAACTAA
- a CDS encoding leucine-rich repeat domain-containing protein encodes MGNPLDDLQYAVMTDGRWRDGRFPKVFLDGHELDLAACKGPIEGERALILGAHGKNLHDLLARVTVDTLGICDSRAEDFSGLARLSGLRRLDIRYVTRLTDISCLRGLKHLETLVFYEPGKLTDISPIAALENLTAFEFSGGISAVARADSLAPIGALKRLEMLRLLNLRVTDGGLRPLAGCESLACLDVSNQFETADYAYLSVMLPDTECALFRPYTDLECKIGDSDVMVTGLRKPFLNAKRDAARLARYVEAFELLRAEARAGR; translated from the coding sequence ATGGGAAATCCGCTCGACGATCTTCAGTACGCAGTCATGACCGACGGTCGCTGGCGGGATGGTCGTTTCCCGAAGGTCTTCCTCGACGGGCATGAACTCGACTTGGCGGCGTGCAAAGGCCCGATTGAGGGTGAGCGTGCGCTGATCCTCGGGGCGCATGGCAAGAATTTACACGACCTTCTCGCACGGGTCACGGTCGATACGCTCGGCATCTGCGACAGCCGAGCGGAAGACTTCTCTGGCCTCGCACGGCTGTCCGGTCTCCGGAGGCTCGACATCCGCTACGTCACGCGGCTGACCGACATATCGTGTCTGCGCGGGCTCAAGCATCTCGAAACACTCGTTTTCTACGAACCGGGAAAACTTACCGATATTAGCCCGATTGCCGCGCTTGAAAACCTGACGGCGTTTGAGTTTTCAGGAGGAATCAGCGCGGTGGCGAGAGCGGATTCACTTGCGCCAATCGGTGCATTGAAGCGGCTCGAGATGCTGCGTCTTCTTAACCTGCGCGTCACCGATGGCGGACTTCGCCCCTTGGCTGGGTGCGAGTCCTTGGCCTGTCTCGACGTATCGAACCAGTTCGAAACGGCGGATTACGCCTATCTCTCCGTAATGCTGCCCGACACGGAATGCGCTCTGTTCCGGCCCTACACCGATCTCGAATGCAAGATCGGCGATTCCGACGTGATGGTGACAGGTCTGCGCAAGCCTTTTCTGAACGCGAAACGGGACGCGGCGCGCCTGGCCCGTTATGTCGAGGCGTTCGAGCTGCTTAGGGCCGAGGCGCGGGCGGGGCGCTGA
- a CDS encoding NAD+ synthase, whose product MAETFRLTLAQLNPTVGDITGNARKAREAWQAGKDAGAHMVALTEMFVTGYQTQDLVSKLAFTDAAMAEIVTLAGDCADGPALGIGGPYRDESGLYNAYWVLERGKVVARVLKHHLPNATVFDEERLFDSGPVSGPYKIGPVRIGTPICEDAWFDDVAETLAETGAEILLIPNGSPYYRNKYDQRVTVMVSRVIETGLPLVYLNMVGGQDDQIFDGGTFVLNPSAELALQMPVFDECIRHVDFELGERGWRAQRTELDAVPDEWEQDYRAMVEALRDYLGKTGFGKVLLGLSGGVDSALVAAIAADAIGPENVRCVMLPSEYTSAHSLEDATSVAKSLGCRLDTLPIAGPRAAVTAALAPLFEGTKSGVAEENIQSRLRGLMLMALSNKFDEMLLTTGNKSEVAVGYATIYGDMAGGYNPLKDLYKTRVFEICRWRNANNRNWMRGPAGEIIPERVISKPPSAELREDQKDSDSLPPYEILDPILERLVDRDLSVSEIVAEGFDRDTVKKVEHLLYISEYKRFQSAPGPRLSLKAFWLDRRYPIVNRWRDGV is encoded by the coding sequence ATGGCCGAGACATTCCGCCTGACACTGGCACAGCTGAACCCGACCGTTGGCGACATTACCGGCAACGCCCGCAAGGCGCGAGAGGCGTGGCAGGCGGGCAAGGACGCCGGCGCCCACATGGTCGCGCTGACCGAAATGTTCGTGACCGGTTACCAGACCCAGGATCTGGTGTCGAAGCTTGCCTTCACCGATGCTGCGATGGCCGAGATCGTGACGCTCGCGGGTGATTGCGCCGACGGGCCCGCCCTGGGCATTGGGGGGCCGTACCGCGATGAGAGCGGGCTCTACAACGCCTACTGGGTGCTTGAGCGTGGCAAAGTCGTCGCCCGCGTTTTGAAGCATCATCTGCCGAACGCCACGGTTTTTGACGAGGAGCGGCTATTCGATTCTGGCCCCGTGAGCGGTCCCTACAAGATCGGACCGGTCCGGATCGGAACGCCGATCTGCGAGGACGCCTGGTTCGACGACGTGGCCGAAACACTGGCGGAAACCGGCGCCGAGATCCTGCTCATCCCGAACGGATCACCCTACTACCGAAACAAGTACGACCAGCGTGTGACGGTCATGGTCAGCCGTGTGATCGAGACAGGGTTGCCGCTTGTCTATCTAAACATGGTGGGTGGGCAGGACGACCAGATCTTCGATGGCGGCACGTTCGTGCTCAATCCTTCCGCCGAACTCGCGCTCCAGATGCCTGTGTTCGACGAGTGCATCCGCCATGTCGATTTCGAGTTGGGCGAAAGGGGCTGGAGAGCGCAGCGGACAGAGCTCGATGCCGTACCGGACGAGTGGGAACAGGACTATCGCGCAATGGTCGAGGCATTGCGCGACTACCTCGGCAAGACGGGATTCGGCAAGGTTCTGCTCGGCCTGTCTGGCGGAGTTGATTCCGCGCTCGTTGCCGCGATCGCCGCCGACGCCATCGGGCCCGAGAACGTGCGCTGCGTCATGCTTCCCTCGGAATATACCTCGGCCCATTCCTTGGAGGACGCGACCTCGGTCGCGAAGTCTTTGGGCTGCCGGCTCGACACGCTGCCGATAGCGGGGCCACGCGCGGCGGTGACGGCGGCGCTTGCGCCGCTCTTCGAGGGGACGAAGTCTGGTGTTGCCGAGGAAAACATCCAGTCCCGTCTACGCGGACTCATGCTGATGGCGCTGTCGAACAAGTTCGACGAGATGCTTCTGACAACCGGTAACAAGTCCGAGGTCGCGGTCGGATACGCGACCATCTACGGGGACATGGCCGGGGGCTACAACCCTTTGAAGGATCTCTACAAGACCCGGGTCTTTGAGATATGCCGATGGCGAAATGCGAACAATCGCAACTGGATGCGAGGGCCCGCCGGTGAGATAATTCCCGAACGCGTGATCTCCAAGCCGCCTTCGGCAGAGCTTCGGGAAGACCAGAAGGATTCCGACAGCCTGCCGCCCTACGAGATCCTAGACCCGATTCTTGAACGGTTGGTCGACCGGGACTTGTCGGTTTCCGAGATCGTGGCCGAAGGTTTCGATCGCGACACCGTCAAGAAGGTGGAGCACCTACTTTACATCAGCGAATACAAACGCTTTCAATCGGCGCCGGGCCCGCGATTGTCGCTCAAGGCATTCTGGCTGGACCGGCGCTATCCGATCGTGAACCGCTGGCGCGACGGAGTGTGA